The following are from one region of the Gemmatimonadales bacterium genome:
- a CDS encoding lysylphosphatidylglycerol synthase transmembrane domain-containing protein has product MKRRWWIWPFVALVSVFAVRFALHFPWRSSWQTLLDADLATLAAAAVLNLLSLSLKGVGWQVLLRRLAPIRFRTAQAATFGGAAVNCVSIALSGEAARMQLASTWDGVPLTLGARSILASRVAEAAALGVFLTGAGFFLAPTHRWRVLGAGVVLMAGADLLFRVAPFLRRSREEISGGNGWRPADLALPVALGVLSWLLQWATYHWVIVASHVAVTPALSVLALILSNVGGILRLTPGNVGVVQGAVVLALKPGGIPTPPALAAGLALQAVQVLPVLALGVLLLGRHGLRELVRRRSAEMV; this is encoded by the coding sequence GTGAAGCGCCGCTGGTGGATCTGGCCTTTCGTGGCGCTCGTCTCCGTGTTCGCCGTCCGCTTCGCCCTCCACTTCCCCTGGCGCAGCTCGTGGCAGACGCTGCTCGATGCGGACCTCGCGACCCTGGCGGCGGCGGCGGTTCTCAACCTGCTCTCGCTCTCGCTCAAGGGCGTAGGCTGGCAGGTGTTGCTTCGCCGGCTCGCGCCGATCCGCTTCCGCACCGCCCAGGCGGCCACCTTTGGCGGTGCCGCGGTGAATTGCGTGAGCATCGCGCTGAGCGGCGAGGCGGCCCGCATGCAGCTGGCGTCGACCTGGGACGGCGTGCCGCTCACGCTGGGGGCGCGCTCCATCCTCGCCAGCCGAGTGGCGGAAGCGGCCGCGCTCGGCGTGTTCCTGACCGGTGCGGGGTTCTTTCTGGCGCCCACCCACCGCTGGCGGGTGCTCGGCGCCGGCGTCGTTCTGATGGCCGGGGCCGACCTGCTGTTCCGCGTGGCGCCGTTTCTCCGGCGCAGCCGGGAGGAGATCAGCGGCGGGAACGGCTGGCGTCCCGCCGACCTGGCGCTACCCGTGGCGCTCGGCGTCCTCAGCTGGCTGCTGCAATGGGCGACCTACCACTGGGTCATCGTGGCCAGTCACGTGGCGGTGACCCCGGCCCTCTCGGTACTCGCGCTGATCCTGTCGAACGTCGGTGGGATTCTGCGGCTCACTCCGGGGAACGTGGGGGTGGTCCAGGGTGCCGTGGTGCTCGCGCTCAAGCCAGGCGGGATCCCCACGCCCCCAGCGCTCGCGGCGGGACTCGCCCTCCAGGCCGTTCAGGTCCTGCCGGTGCTGGCCCTCGGCGTTCTCCTGCTGGGCCGTCACGGGCTGCGCGAGCTGGTGCGCCGCCGCTCGGCGGAGATGGTTTGA
- a CDS encoding polysaccharide deacetylase family protein produces the protein MLTASVLSASSAAAVVMRGMVGANSRVFGPVIGRGPRDRGVYLSFDDGPNPRATGRILRVLEQERVPATFFMVGRYVERYPELARAVAAAGCGIGNHTFTHAKLALLGPRRISEEVGRAHSAIVELTGVHPRAFRAPHGYRNPFVHRVVARYRYRVFGWTLGVWDSARPGADVIRARVRRRIRAGAILLLHDGDGYEPAGDRTQTAEALPGIIDDCREMGYELRSLDQLEAG, from the coding sequence GTGCTGACTGCGAGCGTGCTCAGCGCCAGCAGCGCGGCAGCCGTCGTGATGCGGGGAATGGTGGGGGCCAACAGCAGGGTGTTCGGTCCCGTCATCGGGCGGGGACCGCGGGATCGAGGTGTCTACCTGAGCTTCGACGATGGGCCCAACCCGCGAGCCACGGGACGCATCCTCCGTGTGCTGGAGCAGGAGCGGGTCCCCGCCACGTTCTTCATGGTGGGCCGCTACGTCGAGCGCTATCCCGAGCTGGCCCGCGCCGTGGCGGCGGCCGGCTGCGGCATCGGGAATCACACCTTCACCCATGCCAAGCTTGCGCTCCTGGGACCCCGACGGATCTCAGAGGAGGTCGGGCGGGCCCATAGCGCCATCGTCGAGCTGACCGGGGTTCATCCCCGGGCGTTCCGTGCGCCCCACGGGTATCGAAATCCGTTCGTTCACCGAGTGGTGGCGCGCTACCGCTACCGAGTATTCGGCTGGACGCTGGGCGTGTGGGATTCGGCCCGCCCTGGAGCGGATGTGATCCGCGCGCGGGTCCGCCGCCGGATCCGGGCCGGCGCGATTCTCCTGCTGCACGATGGCGACGGCTATGAACCGGCGGGCGACCGGACCCAGACGGCGGAAGCGTTGCCGGGAATCATCGACGACTGCCGGGAAATGGGTTACGAGCTCCGGAGTCTGGACCAACTGGAGGCCGGGTGA
- a CDS encoding glycosyltransferase family 4 protein has protein sequence MRIALVSEFYYPHLGGVTEHVHHLAGELNRAGHETVIVTARMGRPARAHDLPGSGDPPFVRRIGSSRTIYSAGSFARITTGFGLRRQLREQFRRERIDLVHVHGGLTPTLGLAAPDAAWELGLPVVATFHSWFSSSVLCRLFRRPLQRRLDQHAAAIAVSQPVVDAHARYFESDWEIIPNGVDTEFFRPDAAREPPTGDPELLFLGRLDPRNGLDTVLKALPCILQHHPAARLTIAGDGPLRPLYERLARPLGERVEFVGRVNGNRPSHYARANLYLCPTTKASFGITLLEAMACGTPILASDITGFRELVAHGTEARLVPSHRPDAWALAVLELLQDRRRLQAMGEAGRAKADRFAWPRIARQVIRLYRRVLSC, from the coding sequence ATGCGGATCGCGCTGGTCAGCGAGTTCTACTATCCCCACCTGGGCGGGGTCACCGAGCATGTCCACCATCTGGCCGGTGAGCTCAACCGCGCCGGCCACGAGACCGTCATCGTCACCGCACGGATGGGGAGGCCCGCCCGGGCCCACGACCTGCCCGGCAGCGGCGATCCTCCGTTCGTGCGTCGTATCGGCTCGAGCCGGACCATTTACAGCGCCGGCTCATTCGCCCGGATCACCACCGGCTTCGGCCTCAGGCGCCAGCTCCGCGAGCAGTTCCGACGGGAGCGGATCGACCTGGTCCACGTGCATGGGGGCCTCACTCCCACGCTGGGCCTGGCGGCGCCGGACGCGGCGTGGGAGCTCGGCCTCCCGGTAGTCGCTACATTTCATTCGTGGTTCTCGAGTTCCGTGCTTTGTCGGCTGTTCCGCCGGCCCTTGCAGCGGCGGCTCGATCAGCACGCCGCGGCGATCGCCGTGAGCCAGCCGGTCGTGGACGCTCATGCCCGCTACTTCGAGAGCGACTGGGAGATCATTCCCAACGGTGTGGATACGGAGTTCTTCCGTCCCGATGCCGCGCGGGAGCCGCCAACCGGCGATCCGGAACTGCTCTTTCTCGGTCGGCTCGACCCTCGCAACGGACTCGATACCGTTCTCAAGGCCCTCCCGTGCATCCTCCAGCACCATCCGGCGGCCCGGCTCACGATCGCCGGCGACGGCCCGCTCCGCCCGCTCTACGAGCGGCTGGCGCGCCCGCTGGGAGAGCGCGTGGAGTTCGTGGGCCGCGTCAACGGCAATCGGCCTTCTCACTACGCCCGAGCGAACCTGTATCTCTGCCCGACCACCAAAGCTTCGTTCGGCATTACGCTGCTCGAAGCGATGGCCTGCGGGACGCCGATCCTGGCCTCCGACATTACCGGATTCCGCGAGCTGGTGGCGCATGGCACCGAGGCGCGCCTGGTACCGAGCCATCGGCCGGACGCCTGGGCGCTCGCGGTGCTGGAGCTGCTGCAGGACCGCCGGCGCCTCCAGGCCATGGGCGAGGCCGGCCGGGCCAAGGCCGATCGGTTCGCCTGGCCCCGGATCGCGCGGCAGGTGATCCGACTCTACCGGCGCGTGCTCTCGTGCTGA
- the sulP gene encoding sulfate permease has protein sequence MLVPKLVTTLKTYTRAQLVADVQAGLIVGVVALPLAIAFAIASGVTPDRGLYTAVIAGFLISALGGSRVQIGGPTGAFVVIVYGIVQKYGVDGLVVATLMGGVILVGFGLARLGGAIKFIPFPVVTGFTSGIALIIFSSQVKDLLGLEMAALPADFIAKWSEYARHLHTVDLTTVLVSVLTLAILVVWPRIFARVPGPLVALVVSTTVVQAFHLRVDTVGSRFGMVNAAFPHPALPHVTFAMAQALVGPAFTIAFLAGIESLLSAVVADGMIGGKHRSNMELVAQGVANIVCPLFGGIPATGAIARTATNVKNGGRTPVAGMVHAVTLLLVTLFFGRWAGLIPMAALAGILVLVSYHMSEWRTFRAEFRAPKSDLAVLLTTFLLTVLVDLTVAVEVGMLLAAFLFMRRMSEVTNISALTREFQEDGDDFDRDPNSVRRRAVPPGVEVYEINGPFFFGAAEKFKETITQVRSRPRVLIIRMRNVPAMDSTGLNALRDVVNRFRRAGTRVILSDVHAQPMVALQRSALSEEIPEDDLVGNIDDALNLARIEIGLAPEARPEFAVPTVAREELRGQPRPPT, from the coding sequence GTGCTGGTCCCGAAGCTGGTCACCACGCTCAAGACCTACACCCGCGCTCAGCTCGTCGCCGACGTCCAGGCCGGATTGATCGTTGGCGTGGTGGCGCTGCCGCTGGCGATCGCCTTCGCCATCGCCAGCGGCGTCACCCCGGACCGTGGTCTCTACACCGCGGTCATCGCCGGGTTCCTCATCTCGGCGCTGGGCGGATCCCGAGTGCAGATCGGCGGACCCACCGGCGCATTCGTCGTGATCGTCTACGGGATCGTGCAGAAGTACGGCGTGGACGGCCTGGTGGTAGCGACCCTAATGGGCGGCGTCATCCTCGTGGGGTTCGGCCTCGCTCGGCTGGGCGGCGCGATCAAGTTCATCCCCTTCCCGGTGGTCACCGGGTTCACCAGCGGCATCGCCCTGATCATCTTCTCCAGTCAGGTCAAGGACCTGCTCGGGCTGGAGATGGCTGCCCTCCCTGCGGACTTCATCGCCAAATGGAGCGAGTACGCGCGCCACCTTCACACGGTTGACCTGACGACCGTGCTGGTTTCGGTGCTGACGCTCGCCATTCTGGTCGTGTGGCCGAGAATCTTCGCCAGGGTACCGGGCCCATTGGTGGCACTGGTCGTGAGCACCACAGTGGTACAGGCGTTTCACCTGCGGGTCGACACCGTGGGGAGCCGGTTCGGCATGGTCAACGCGGCGTTCCCGCATCCGGCGCTTCCCCACGTCACCTTCGCAATGGCCCAGGCGCTGGTCGGGCCCGCGTTCACCATCGCCTTCCTGGCCGGGATCGAGTCGCTCCTCTCCGCCGTGGTGGCCGATGGGATGATCGGCGGGAAACACCGCTCGAACATGGAGCTGGTGGCGCAGGGCGTGGCCAACATCGTGTGTCCTCTTTTCGGCGGCATTCCGGCCACGGGCGCGATCGCCCGCACCGCCACCAACGTCAAGAACGGGGGGCGGACGCCCGTCGCCGGGATGGTCCATGCGGTCACGCTCCTCCTCGTTACGCTTTTCTTTGGCCGATGGGCCGGACTGATCCCGATGGCCGCGCTGGCCGGCATCCTGGTGCTGGTCTCCTACCATATGAGCGAGTGGCGGACGTTCCGGGCCGAGTTCAGGGCGCCCAAGAGCGACCTGGCGGTGTTGCTCACTACGTTTCTCCTCACCGTGCTGGTCGACCTCACCGTGGCCGTGGAAGTGGGGATGTTGCTCGCGGCCTTCCTCTTCATGCGCAGGATGTCGGAGGTCACCAACATCAGCGCATTGACCCGCGAGTTCCAGGAGGACGGGGACGACTTCGACCGCGATCCCAACTCGGTCCGCCGTCGCGCGGTTCCCCCCGGAGTGGAGGTTTACGAGATCAACGGCCCATTCTTCTTCGGTGCGGCGGAGAAGTTCAAGGAGACGATCACCCAGGTGCGAAGCAGGCCGAGAGTACTTATCATCCGTATGCGAAACGTTCCTGCCATGGACTCGACCGGCCTCAACGCACTCCGCGATGTGGTGAACCGGTTCCGGCGGGCTGGAACCCGTGTGATCCTGTCCGACGTGCACGCCCAACCGATGGTGGCGCTCCAGCGCTCCGCGCTGAGCGAGGAAATCCCCGAGGACGATCTGGTCGGCAACATCGACGACGCGCTCAATCTCGCGCGGATCGAGATCGGTCTGGCCCCGGAAGCCCGCCCCGAATTCGCGGTGCCCACCGTGGCCCGCGAGGAGCTCCGCGGGCAGCCTCGGCCGCCCACCTGA
- a CDS encoding DedA family protein, translating into MGLQQLIIRHGLLAVFIGSAFEGDFTLILAGVVSHLGFFPFPLAVAVGALGSFLGDSIWYVLGRFRGPRFRAGRLYRRVGPRIQRLADRFGPWQLILSRFVYGSKAASMVFWGLHDLKFRRFGPIDGIGCVLGSAVFTGLGYVVSGSATLLLGRVRRVQLWLLGAVLAGAVLVLIIHLTAKRELHLEEMEPADE; encoded by the coding sequence ATGGGCCTCCAGCAACTGATCATCCGGCACGGGCTCCTGGCCGTGTTCATCGGGTCGGCCTTCGAAGGCGACTTCACGCTCATTCTGGCCGGGGTGGTCTCCCACCTCGGGTTCTTTCCGTTCCCCCTGGCGGTCGCCGTGGGGGCGCTGGGGAGCTTCCTCGGCGACTCCATCTGGTATGTCCTGGGTCGATTTCGGGGGCCACGCTTCCGCGCCGGCCGCCTCTACCGCCGGGTCGGCCCCAGGATCCAGCGTCTGGCCGACCGCTTCGGCCCCTGGCAGCTGATCCTGTCTCGCTTCGTCTACGGCAGCAAGGCCGCGAGCATGGTGTTCTGGGGCCTTCATGACCTCAAGTTTCGCCGCTTCGGGCCCATCGACGGGATCGGGTGCGTGCTGGGTAGTGCCGTGTTCACCGGACTCGGCTATGTGGTGAGCGGCAGCGCCACCCTGCTGCTCGGCCGGGTCCGCCGGGTGCAGCTCTGGTTGCTGGGGGCGGTGCTCGCGGGCGCGGTGCTGGTGCTGATCATTCACCTCACCGCCAAGCGGGAGCTCCACCTGGAGGAGATGGAGCCGGCGGACGAGTGA
- the meaB gene encoding methylmalonyl Co-A mutase-associated GTPase MeaB: protein MDPDLLLAGLATGNTAALARAISVVENGRPGFERLLAEVHRSIGRARRIGVTGPPGAGKSTLVERVVAAYRAAGLRVAVIAVDPTSPFTGGALLGDRIRMESVALDQGVYIRSMGSRGSLGGLATTTGEVADLLDAAGFDRILLETVGVGQSELDVARMVDTTILMLVPESGDGIQTLKSGVMEIADVFVVNKADRPGAEKLRQEIEVTLGIRRGNAFRGLPAHHGFQGRRTAAPVVARAPADQVWDHPVVLATATAGEGIPELLTLLDRHHEWLGATGELTVRRRRRLLDRTREVVNRATRRWIWEETRAESMITERLDEVVEGRLSPYDVATEVLEGIRQGERI, encoded by the coding sequence ATGGATCCCGATCTCCTGCTCGCGGGGCTGGCGACCGGTAACACGGCCGCGCTGGCACGCGCGATCTCGGTGGTCGAGAACGGTCGTCCCGGCTTCGAGCGCCTGCTGGCGGAGGTGCACCGCTCGATCGGCCGGGCCCGGCGGATCGGCGTCACCGGCCCACCGGGGGCGGGAAAGTCGACTCTGGTCGAACGGGTCGTCGCGGCCTATCGGGCAGCCGGCCTCCGGGTGGCCGTCATCGCCGTGGATCCGACCAGCCCCTTCACCGGCGGCGCCTTGCTGGGCGACCGCATCCGCATGGAATCCGTGGCCCTGGATCAGGGCGTCTACATCCGCTCGATGGGCAGCCGCGGCTCCCTGGGTGGGCTCGCCACCACCACCGGAGAGGTCGCCGACCTGCTCGACGCGGCCGGATTCGACCGGATCCTGCTCGAGACCGTCGGCGTCGGCCAATCCGAGCTCGACGTCGCCCGGATGGTGGACACGACCATCCTCATGCTGGTGCCCGAGTCGGGCGATGGCATCCAGACGCTGAAGTCGGGGGTCATGGAGATCGCCGACGTCTTCGTGGTGAACAAGGCCGATCGGCCGGGAGCGGAGAAGCTCCGGCAGGAGATCGAGGTCACCCTCGGCATCCGGCGGGGGAACGCCTTCCGCGGCCTTCCGGCGCACCATGGCTTTCAAGGCCGGCGCACCGCCGCGCCCGTCGTGGCGCGCGCGCCGGCCGATCAAGTCTGGGACCATCCGGTGGTGCTCGCGACCGCCACGGCGGGCGAGGGGATCCCCGAGCTGCTGACCCTGCTCGACCGGCACCACGAGTGGCTCGGGGCCACCGGGGAGCTGACCGTCCGCCGGCGCCGTCGGCTGCTCGATCGCACGCGTGAGGTGGTGAACCGCGCCACCCGCCGCTGGATCTGGGAGGAGACCCGGGCCGAGTCGATGATCACCGAACGGCTCGATGAGGTGGTGGAGGGACGGTTGAGTCCCTACGACGTGGCCACCGAAGTGCTCGAGGGCATTCGACAAGGCGAGCGGATATGA
- a CDS encoding methylmalonyl-CoA mutase family protein — translation MTTWGTDLDEATARRLAQQERELERLRAEVAAWRARASGLPMRDDVDFTSVSGRVVDPVYTPLDLAPDVISATGLPGEFPYTRGIHPTMYRGRLWTMRQFAGFGTAEDTNARYKFLLERGQTGLSVAFDFPTLMGYDGDHPRAEGEVGKCGVAISSLADMETLFDGIPLDQVSVSMTINGPASMLFCFYVAAAERQGVPIHQLQGTIQNDILKEYMAQHAWIFPAEPALKIIVDLFEWAAEHTPNWNTISISGYHIREAGATAAQELAFTLANGFCYVEHGLARGLDVDAFAPRLSFFWDVHNDFLEEIAKLRAARRIWARHMRDRYGAREPRSWRMRFHCQTAGVTLTAQQPHNNVVRVAYQALAAVLGGTQSLHTNALDETLALPTEESVRIALRTQQILAYETGVANVADPLGGSYCVEALTDGLEREAEGLFAEIDAQGGVVRAIETGWFQRQIAHSSMRFQAEVEQGRRTIVGLNDFVEEAEAPVQILKVGDAAERTQRARLARLRGTRDAALVAERLSALRAAAAEDRNIIPAMLDCARAYCTLYEIRHVLEETYGSYREPVFF, via the coding sequence ATGACCACCTGGGGCACCGATCTGGACGAGGCGACGGCGCGACGGCTGGCCCAGCAGGAGCGCGAGCTCGAGCGGCTCCGCGCCGAGGTGGCGGCGTGGCGGGCGCGGGCGAGCGGGCTCCCGATGCGGGACGACGTGGACTTCACCTCGGTGTCCGGCCGCGTCGTCGACCCGGTCTACACCCCGCTCGATCTGGCGCCCGACGTAATCTCCGCCACCGGGCTGCCCGGCGAGTTCCCCTACACCCGCGGCATCCATCCCACGATGTACCGCGGCCGGCTGTGGACCATGCGGCAGTTCGCCGGCTTCGGCACCGCCGAGGACACCAACGCGCGCTACAAGTTCCTGCTCGAGCGAGGCCAGACGGGGCTCTCGGTGGCCTTCGACTTTCCCACCCTCATGGGCTACGATGGCGATCACCCCCGGGCGGAGGGTGAAGTCGGCAAGTGCGGCGTGGCGATCTCCAGCCTGGCGGACATGGAGACCCTGTTCGATGGCATTCCCCTGGACCAGGTCTCCGTGTCGATGACGATCAACGGGCCGGCGTCGATGCTCTTCTGCTTCTACGTCGCGGCCGCGGAGCGCCAGGGCGTGCCGATCCACCAGCTTCAGGGGACGATCCAGAACGACATCCTCAAGGAGTACATGGCGCAGCACGCCTGGATCTTTCCCGCCGAGCCGGCGCTCAAGATCATCGTCGACCTGTTCGAGTGGGCGGCCGAGCACACCCCCAACTGGAACACCATCTCGATCTCGGGCTACCATATCCGTGAGGCCGGCGCCACCGCCGCGCAGGAGCTCGCCTTCACGCTCGCGAACGGCTTCTGCTACGTGGAGCATGGCCTGGCGCGCGGCCTCGATGTCGACGCCTTCGCGCCGCGGCTCTCCTTCTTCTGGGACGTGCACAACGATTTCCTGGAGGAGATCGCCAAACTGCGGGCCGCGCGCCGGATCTGGGCGCGCCACATGCGCGACCGCTACGGCGCCCGGGAGCCCCGCAGTTGGCGGATGCGATTCCATTGCCAGACGGCCGGCGTGACCCTCACGGCGCAGCAGCCGCACAACAATGTCGTGCGGGTGGCCTACCAGGCGCTGGCGGCGGTGCTGGGCGGCACCCAGTCGCTGCATACCAATGCGCTGGACGAGACCCTGGCGCTCCCCACCGAGGAGTCGGTGCGGATCGCGCTCCGGACCCAGCAGATCCTGGCCTATGAGACCGGGGTGGCCAACGTGGCCGATCCGTTGGGCGGCTCCTATTGCGTCGAGGCGCTCACCGACGGGCTGGAGCGCGAGGCCGAAGGGCTCTTTGCCGAGATCGACGCCCAGGGCGGCGTGGTCCGGGCCATCGAGACCGGCTGGTTTCAGCGGCAGATCGCCCACTCGTCCATGCGGTTCCAGGCGGAGGTGGAGCAGGGCCGGCGGACCATCGTGGGCTTGAACGACTTCGTCGAGGAGGCGGAGGCCCCGGTCCAGATCCTCAAGGTGGGCGATGCCGCCGAGCGCACCCAGCGGGCGCGGCTGGCCCGGCTCCGCGGCACCCGCGACGCGGCCCTCGTGGCGGAGCGCCTGAGTGCGCTCCGCGCGGCCGCCGCCGAAGATCGTAACATCATTCCGGCCATGCTGGATTGCGCGCGAGCCTACTGCACGCTCTACGAGATCCGGCATGTGCTCGAGGAGACATATGGCAGCTACCGCGAGCCGGTCTTTTTCTGA